One window from the genome of Sphingomonas lacunae encodes:
- the metW gene encoding methionine biosynthesis protein MetW produces MTALRPDLAVIAAEVARGSRVLDVGCGHGELMQALRHDRHVDARGMELDRDSVAACMARGLPVIQGDANTDLAFYPDDAFDYAILSQTLQTTMRPDLVVEELLRIGKRAFVSFPNFAHWRVRLSLLWGGRMPVTRLLPIAWYETPNIHHVTVDDFRALVAERGIKVEKSWFLNGDKPISPAAANFRAEHAVFLLTR; encoded by the coding sequence ATGACCGCACTGCGGCCCGACCTTGCCGTCATTGCTGCCGAAGTCGCGCGGGGCAGTCGCGTTCTTGACGTCGGCTGCGGCCATGGCGAACTGATGCAGGCATTGCGTCATGACAGGCACGTCGATGCGCGCGGCATGGAGCTTGATCGCGACAGTGTTGCCGCCTGCATGGCGCGCGGCCTGCCGGTGATCCAGGGTGATGCCAACACTGACCTCGCCTTCTATCCCGACGATGCCTTTGATTACGCCATCCTCAGCCAGACCTTGCAGACGACCATGCGGCCCGACTTGGTGGTCGAGGAATTGCTGCGCATCGGCAAACGCGCCTTTGTTTCCTTCCCCAACTTCGCCCATTGGCGCGTGCGATTGAGCCTGCTGTGGGGTGGCCGGATGCCGGTGACGCGGCTGCTGCCCATCGCGTGGTATGAAACGCCCAACATCCACCACGTCACAGTCGATGATTTCCGCGCTCTCGTTGCCGAACGCGGCATAAAGGTCGAAAAAAGCTGGTTTCTCAACGGCGACAAGCCAATCAGCCCCGCCGCCGCCAATTTCCGCGCCGAACATGCGGTGTTTTTGCTGACCCGATAG
- the metX gene encoding homoserine O-acetyltransferase MetX: protein MTANPLFGLNRHIRLPGPLALDGGQSLAPVEIAYESYGELNADRSNAILICHALTMDQHVASPHPITGKPGWWMDMVGPGKPIDTDRFCVICPNVIGSCMGSSGPSTMAPDGGHWGMRFPVITIRDMVRAQAMLLDQMGIERLYAVIGGSMGGMLTLSWAATYPDRVQAAMIIASTARHSAQNIAFHEVGRQAIMADPQWRGGDYYADGQSPDAGLAVARMAAHITYMSEQGLTEKFGRQLQNRDAKTFGFDADFQIESYLRHQGISFTDRFDANSYLYITRAMDYWDLAEDHGGVLAHAFTGTRTRFCLVSFDTDWLYPTAESKVIVHALNAAGAPVSFVELTSPFGHDAFLMDTPGLDRVIDGFVKGGGQ from the coding sequence ATGACTGCAAATCCGCTTTTTGGTCTTAACCGGCATATCCGGCTTCCTGGCCCCCTGGCGCTCGACGGCGGACAGAGCCTTGCGCCGGTCGAAATCGCCTATGAAAGCTATGGCGAGCTCAATGCCGACCGGTCGAACGCCATACTCATCTGTCATGCGCTGACGATGGACCAGCATGTTGCCAGTCCGCACCCGATCACCGGCAAACCGGGCTGGTGGATGGACATGGTCGGTCCGGGCAAGCCGATTGATACCGACCGTTTCTGTGTCATCTGTCCCAATGTCATCGGCAGCTGCATGGGTTCGTCGGGTCCATCAACCATGGCCCCCGATGGTGGCCACTGGGGAATGCGCTTTCCGGTCATCACCATCCGCGACATGGTGCGGGCGCAGGCCATGCTGCTCGATCAGATGGGCATTGAACGGCTCTATGCCGTCATTGGCGGGTCCATGGGCGGGATGCTGACACTTAGTTGGGCGGCGACTTATCCCGACCGGGTGCAGGCGGCGATGATCATCGCCTCGACCGCCCGCCACAGCGCCCAGAATATCGCTTTTCACGAGGTTGGGCGTCAGGCGATCATGGCCGATCCGCAATGGCGTGGCGGCGATTATTACGCCGACGGCCAATCGCCCGATGCCGGCCTCGCCGTTGCGCGCATGGCGGCGCACATCACCTATATGTCCGAACAGGGGCTGACCGAAAAATTCGGCCGCCAGTTGCAAAACCGTGACGCCAAGACTTTTGGCTTTGACGCCGATTTCCAGATCGAAAGCTATCTGCGGCATCAGGGGATCAGCTTCACTGACCGGTTCGATGCCAACTCCTATCTCTATATCACCCGCGCCATGGATTATTGGGATCTGGCAGAGGATCATGGCGGCGTGCTGGCGCATGCCTTCACCGGCACCAGGACCCGTTTTTGCCTCGTCAGTTTCGACACTGACTGGCTCTATCCCACCGCGGAATCCAAGGTGATCGTCCACGCGCTCAATGCGGCGGGCGCGCCGGTCAGCTTTGTCGAACTGACCAGTCCCTTTGGCCATGATGCCTTTTTGATGGATACACCGGGCCTCGACCGGGTGATTGACGGATTTGTGAAAGGCGGTGGGCAATGA
- the hisC gene encoding histidinol-phosphate transaminase, whose product MTVSNETSSVPVPKPWVMGIAPYVPGRATGDDGRPLAKLSANENPLGCSAKAREAFVAEADMSRYPDPGATLLREALAAEYDLDPARILYGTGSDELLHLAAGAFAAHGDEVVYVRYGFAVYDIAARRVGATPVIAPDKDYGTDVDAILSVVTPRTKIVYLANPNNPTSTLVSRDEIARLHAALPKDCLFVLDQAYSEYLEPEQDDGGLELAKSQDNVFVTRTFSKIYGLAAERIGWGYGSAAMIDAMHRIRAPFNVTTAGQKAAIAALHDHEFVAMSRAHNAKWRTWLAEEVAALGNHGLRAVPSATNFLLILFEGDVTAERAYKGLMEAGYITRWLPGQGLPNALRITIGTEEDTRGVAAALRTLVAGA is encoded by the coding sequence ATGACCGTTTCAAATGAAACCAGTTCGGTGCCGGTGCCCAAGCCATGGGTGATGGGCATCGCCCCCTATGTGCCCGGCCGCGCCACCGGCGATGATGGCCGCCCGCTCGCCAAGCTGAGCGCCAATGAAAATCCGCTGGGCTGCAGTGCGAAGGCACGCGAGGCCTTTGTCGCCGAGGCGGACATGTCACGCTATCCCGATCCCGGAGCGACCCTGTTGCGTGAGGCTCTGGCAGCTGAATATGACCTTGATCCCGCACGGATCCTTTACGGCACCGGTTCGGACGAGCTGCTTCACCTCGCCGCCGGGGCCTTTGCCGCGCATGGCGACGAAGTCGTCTATGTCCGCTATGGCTTTGCCGTCTATGATATTGCCGCCCGCCGGGTAGGGGCGACACCGGTGATTGCGCCGGACAAGGATTATGGCACCGATGTCGATGCCATACTGTCGGTCGTCACTCCGCGGACGAAGATCGTCTATCTCGCCAACCCCAACAATCCGACGAGCACGCTGGTCAGCCGCGACGAAATCGCCCGGCTGCACGCCGCCCTGCCCAAGGATTGCCTGTTCGTGCTCGACCAGGCCTATTCCGAATATCTTGAGCCGGAACAGGATGATGGCGGACTTGAGCTGGCGAAAAGCCAAGACAATGTTTTTGTCACACGCACCTTTTCCAAGATTTACGGCCTTGCCGCAGAGCGTATTGGCTGGGGCTATGGCAGCGCGGCGATGATCGACGCGATGCACCGCATCCGTGCGCCATTCAACGTCACGACAGCAGGTCAGAAAGCGGCGATTGCCGCGCTGCACGACCATGAATTTGTGGCCATGAGCCGGGCGCACAACGCCAAATGGCGGACATGGCTGGCTGAAGAAGTGGCAGCGCTGGGCAATCATGGCCTGCGCGCTGTGCCATCCGCCACCAATTTCCTGCTGATCCTGTTCGAAGGCGATGTCACCGCCGAGCGGGCCTATAAGGGACTGATGGAAGCGGGGTATATCACCCGCTGGCTGCCCGGACAGGGCCTGCCCAACGCACTGCGCATCACCATCGGCACCGAAGAGGACACGCGCGGGGTGGCTGCGGCGCTGCGGACACTGGTCGCCGGCGCCTGA
- a CDS encoding prephenate dehydrogenase, which yields MKQLAIIGFGAFGRLAASQLAGRFAIGVHDVQVAEAEVRSAGFAPQSLKDAAASDIILVAVPVQAMEQVLADVGRHVRPGATVIDVASVKMLPSEWLSRHIPDSAHIVATHPLFGPQSAVRGLEGRQLVICPIRGDRHLKVAALGEALGLRVRITSAEEHDREMAYVQALTHLIGRSLAQMRIPDEMLKTQTYQHLLDLTGLIGNDSFELFTAIQTLNPYAPEVVEEFVRRAGVLLDQVRR from the coding sequence ATGAAACAGCTTGCGATCATCGGCTTTGGCGCATTTGGCCGGCTTGCCGCCTCCCAATTGGCCGGTCGCTTCGCGATTGGCGTGCATGATGTGCAAGTGGCCGAAGCAGAGGTGCGCAGCGCGGGCTTTGCGCCCCAATCGCTCAAGGATGCGGCGGCATCCGACATCATCCTTGTCGCTGTGCCGGTTCAGGCGATGGAACAGGTACTGGCCGATGTTGGTCGCCATGTTCGTCCCGGCGCGACGGTCATCGATGTCGCGTCGGTGAAGATGCTGCCCAGTGAGTGGCTCAGTCGGCATATTCCCGACAGCGCGCATATCGTCGCGACGCACCCCCTGTTCGGGCCGCAAAGTGCGGTGCGCGGGCTGGAGGGACGGCAATTGGTCATTTGCCCGATCCGCGGGGATCGCCATCTCAAGGTGGCGGCGCTGGGCGAGGCGCTCGGCTTGCGCGTCCGTATCACTTCGGCGGAAGAGCACGACCGGGAAATGGCCTATGTCCAGGCGCTAACCCACCTCATCGGACGCAGCCTCGCGCAGATGCGGATTCCCGATGAAATGCTCAAGACCCAGACCTATCAGCATCTGCTCGATCTCACCGGCCTGATCGGCAACGACAGTTTCGAATTGTTCACCGCCATCCAGACGTTGAATCCCTATGCCCCCGAAGTGGTCGAGGAGTTTGTCAGACGGGCCGGCGTGCTGCTTGATCAGGTACGCCGCTAG
- a CDS encoding lysophospholipid acyltransferase family protein yields MLAAVRTLVWMPFFYGGSALLVSFAALVAPFSRDGFVAIVRSWAGWNRYCARVLLGQRVRVEGDLPAGPAFFLFKHEDQFETIDMPMLLVRPVVFAKQELFNIPLWGRLAHVYGLISIERTAGASALRAMRKAALGAMAQGRPLVLFPEGTRVPHGEQPPIHSGFAGIYKLLGLPVYPVALDSGRLKRGWRRYPGVITYRVGPVIPPGLAREEAEALAHRAINALNRPL; encoded by the coding sequence GTGCTTGCTGCCGTTCGAACCTTGGTCTGGATGCCATTCTTTTATGGCGGATCGGCTTTGCTGGTATCCTTTGCGGCACTGGTGGCGCCCTTCTCCCGCGATGGCTTTGTCGCGATTGTCCGCAGTTGGGCCGGGTGGAACCGCTATTGCGCCAGGGTACTGCTCGGCCAAAGGGTCCGGGTCGAAGGAGATCTGCCGGCAGGTCCGGCCTTTTTCCTGTTCAAGCATGAAGACCAGTTTGAAACGATCGACATGCCGATGCTGCTTGTCCGGCCGGTGGTCTTTGCCAAGCAGGAATTGTTCAACATACCGTTGTGGGGGCGGCTTGCCCATGTCTACGGGCTGATCTCGATTGAAAGGACGGCCGGCGCCAGCGCCCTGCGTGCGATGCGCAAGGCCGCCCTTGGTGCCATGGCACAGGGGCGGCCTCTGGTCCTTTTCCCTGAGGGCACACGGGTGCCGCATGGCGAACAGCCGCCGATCCATTCAGGCTTTGCCGGCATCTACAAATTGCTTGGCCTGCCCGTCTATCCGGTGGCGCTTGATAGCGGCCGGCTAAAGCGGGGCTGGCGCCGTTATCCCGGGGTCATCACCTATCGCGTCGGCCCGGTCATTCCGCCCGGATTGGCGCGCGAAGAGGCAGAGGCGCTGGCCCATCGTGCCATCAATGCCCTCAACCGCCCGCTTTAG
- a CDS encoding YdcF family protein, which translates to MIRRLISALALIWLLGFVWFSMFLPQPLGDWRTDGIVVFTGGPHRISRALDLLEAGQAKRVLISGVGLDVRPVDLAATYRRPVALFDCCVALGREAVDTRSNGQEVARWVERRGYRSIRLVTTDWHMRRARFELEQSLPAEVVIVSDAVPSRPSFRTLWVEYHKLILRSIGALLGI; encoded by the coding sequence ATGATTCGCCGTCTCATTTCGGCCCTGGCGCTGATCTGGTTGCTCGGCTTCGTGTGGTTTTCCATGTTCCTGCCCCAGCCATTGGGGGACTGGCGGACTGACGGCATCGTGGTTTTCACGGGCGGTCCGCACCGGATCAGCCGCGCTCTGGATTTGCTCGAAGCAGGGCAGGCCAAGCGCGTATTGATCTCTGGTGTGGGCCTCGATGTCCGCCCGGTGGATCTTGCGGCCACCTATCGGCGCCCGGTCGCCTTGTTCGACTGCTGCGTTGCGCTCGGTCGGGAGGCGGTGGACACACGGTCCAATGGTCAGGAAGTCGCCCGCTGGGTCGAGCGGCGAGGCTATCGTTCGATCCGGCTGGTAACGACCGATTGGCACATGCGCCGTGCCCGCTTCGAGCTTGAACAATCCTTGCCGGCTGAAGTTGTCATTGTTTCCGATGCAGTCCCGTCGCGTCCATCGTTCCGCACCTTGTGGGTGGAGTATCACAAGCTGATCCTGCGCAGTATCGGCGCGCTGCTCGGGATTTGA
- a CDS encoding cell division protein FtsX, whose product MNRPTKYRVSRMVGLSGVLSNRDIGGPMPWIVAVMTCLAMLGLAAALTLAPAAASLSGQISGRATIQIVEPDVTARRAAVAAVRNAVRDQPYVMDLRTVPESELAGMASQWLGEGVSETGLPLPALVDVDLVPGDSGAGLARLRSVVSQSVPAARVIAHADWLGPVAGLIRLIGGIAAIIALLLVLAAAAVAMVSARAALAAQRPTIDVLHMVGATDVQIARLFQRRTARDVLAGVALGGVFALAIVLGVAWQMQGVVSGLVGDAPAPLHFLWLLLVPPLVLAVAVVTARIAVLRALRRMP is encoded by the coding sequence ATGAACCGGCCCACCAAATATCGGGTCAGCCGCATGGTTGGCTTGTCGGGGGTTCTGTCGAACCGTGACATTGGCGGGCCAATGCCTTGGATTGTCGCGGTGATGACTTGTCTTGCCATGCTCGGGCTTGCTGCTGCGCTGACTCTGGCACCGGCTGCGGCATCCCTGTCAGGGCAGATCAGTGGCCGCGCCACGATCCAGATTGTCGAACCTGATGTCACGGCGCGGCGCGCGGCGGTGGCGGCTGTCCGCAATGCCGTGCGTGATCAACCCTATGTCATGGATTTGCGCACGGTTCCCGAATCCGAACTCGCGGGCATGGCCAGCCAATGGCTTGGTGAAGGGGTCAGCGAAACCGGGTTACCCCTCCCGGCGCTTGTTGATGTCGATCTGGTTCCGGGAGACAGCGGTGCAGGCCTGGCCCGGTTGCGTTCGGTGGTTAGCCAGTCAGTGCCGGCTGCCCGGGTCATCGCCCACGCCGACTGGCTGGGCCCTGTCGCTGGTCTCATCCGGCTGATAGGTGGTATTGCGGCTATCATCGCCCTGCTGTTGGTGCTGGCCGCCGCCGCTGTGGCCATGGTCTCGGCCCGCGCCGCCCTTGCCGCCCAACGGCCGACGATTGATGTGCTCCACATGGTTGGTGCCACCGATGTCCAGATAGCCCGGCTTTTTCAACGACGCACGGCCCGCGATGTGCTCGCGGGCGTGGCGCTGGGCGGCGTGTTCGCCCTGGCCATTGTTCTGGGTGTCGCCTGGCAGATGCAGGGGGTGGTCTCGGGCCTGGTGGGCGATGCCCCGGCGCCGCTCCACTTCCTGTGGCTGTTGCTGGTGCCGCCGCTGGTTCTGGCTGTCGCGGTGGTGACGGCCCGCATCGCGGTCTTGCGTGCATTGAGGCGAATGCCATGA
- the ftsE gene encoding cell division ATP-binding protein FtsE, with the protein MTATTRTTSSEIVRFDNVGLRYGTGAETLSDISFSLAKGGFYFIAGPSGAGKTTLLKLLYLALRPSRGLVTLFGSDMVTLPRNRLPGFRRRIGVVFQDFRLVPHLSAFDNVALPLRVAGVSEPDLIGPVNEMLDWVDLTARAHALPSTLSGGEQQRVAIARAVIARPELLVADEPTGNVDPDMAVRLLQLFEGLNRMGTTVVVATHDIHLMNRVPGAQMMRVTKGRLADPTGALRFPPASRLVPDGPLV; encoded by the coding sequence GTGACAGCAACCACGCGCACGACATCATCGGAAATCGTGCGGTTCGACAATGTGGGACTGCGCTATGGCACGGGTGCCGAAACCCTGTCGGACATCAGCTTCAGTCTGGCCAAGGGTGGCTTCTATTTCATCGCTGGCCCGTCAGGTGCGGGCAAAACCACCTTGCTCAAGCTATTATATCTGGCCCTGCGCCCGTCCCGCGGCTTGGTAACACTTTTTGGGTCGGATATGGTGACGTTGCCGCGCAACCGCTTGCCCGGCTTTCGCCGACGCATTGGCGTGGTGTTCCAGGATTTCCGCCTCGTCCCGCATCTCTCCGCCTTTGACAATGTCGCCTTGCCCCTGCGCGTTGCGGGGGTTTCCGAACCGGACCTGATCGGACCGGTCAATGAAATGCTTGACTGGGTTGATCTGACGGCTCGGGCCCATGCCCTGCCATCGACCTTGTCCGGGGGGGAACAGCAACGGGTTGCCATTGCCCGCGCGGTCATTGCCCGGCCTGAACTGCTGGTGGCCGACGAACCGACCGGCAACGTCGATCCCGATATGGCGGTTCGTCTGTTGCAGTTGTTTGAAGGGCTAAACCGGATGGGTACGACGGTGGTGGTTGCCACCCACGACATCCATCTGATGAACCGTGTGCCGGGTGCCCAGATGATGCGAGTGACCAAGGGCCGGCTGGCCGATCCTACCGGGGCTCTGCGTTTTCCGCCTGCGTCGCGCCTCGTCCCTGATGGACCTCTGGTATGA
- a CDS encoding zinc-ribbon domain-containing protein has protein sequence MILSCPACHTRYVVPDSAIGPTGRSVRCASCGHKWFQAPAGVNLDEDRAPEPVATAHESRPLDEVAEARTEPRITPAPSEQDIDKQPEIRKSSEPAPRRDFDELPPPPFGPGSDRSDNPSESGDQPLGNGLSDRRKPSRNPARRWTMIAILFALLVSAAGGAIAWFGLPDWADDWLVGSAADQPDLIIELPVEDQVHRTLPDGTIYFAIKGSVVNPTDRPQRVPPIKAELRDASGAIVFDWIINPPVDVLPPGERVGFDGAKTDIPRRAVLLTASWASPR, from the coding sequence ATGATACTGAGCTGTCCTGCCTGCCACACCCGCTATGTCGTGCCAGACAGCGCCATCGGTCCCACCGGCCGGTCGGTGCGATGCGCCTCCTGCGGCCATAAATGGTTCCAGGCGCCCGCTGGCGTGAATCTGGACGAGGATCGCGCCCCTGAACCGGTCGCGACAGCGCATGAAAGTCGCCCGCTCGATGAGGTGGCGGAGGCCAGGACAGAACCGCGAATCACCCCCGCGCCTTCAGAACAAGATATTGATAAACAACCTGAAATAAGAAAATCGTCGGAACCGGCGCCGCGCCGCGACTTTGACGAATTGCCGCCACCACCCTTTGGCCCCGGATCAGACCGCAGCGACAATCCGTCTGAGTCAGGCGATCAGCCATTGGGCAATGGCCTGTCAGACCGCCGCAAGCCCAGCCGCAACCCGGCCCGCCGCTGGACGATGATTGCCATCCTGTTTGCCCTGCTGGTCAGCGCAGCCGGTGGCGCGATTGCCTGGTTCGGGCTGCCGGACTGGGCAGATGACTGGCTGGTCGGCAGCGCCGCCGACCAACCTGACCTGATCATCGAGCTGCCGGTCGAGGATCAGGTGCACCGGACCCTGCCCGATGGCACCATTTATTTCGCCATCAAAGGCAGCGTGGTCAACCCGACAGACCGGCCGCAACGGGTGCCGCCGATCAAGGCGGAATTGCGCGATGCGAGTGGTGCGATTGTCTTTGACTGGATCATCAATCCACCGGTCGATGTGTTGCCGCCCGGTGAGCGCGTCGGTTTTGACGGCGCCAAAACGGACATTCCGCGCAGGGCCGTATTGCTGACAGCAAGCTGGGCGTCCCCGCGCTGA